The following are encoded together in the Clostridium sp. BJN0013 genome:
- a CDS encoding alpha/beta fold hydrolase: protein MKKFFRLTFITILILSFAIIPCSANSDIRQKYVRYRKVKIYTEAYNYSPNKKEAIIFLHGMGGTHSHGKFLYNQSNPYMTITLDYLDHGNSGHIPVVSWKTQLDSIKEVLDSYGIKKAHLVGHSFGADTAMMFAKKYPDRVKDIVLLDRAYYNFKDLEQFNMTKNLSAVLEYDPESGLSKDEQLQYINMSWDSDITRTWNITKNVLLISADTKNFTGDPSTGTPSLAEIVSMIKENPLEFGIDPAEAELLPDITENNILDLVDFLKTKADKFAHVNNRFSVVHTSYTHGEMVRDSNAMNEMRTYVIDYLQSKNNPIKDCK from the coding sequence ATGAAAAAATTTTTTAGACTAACCTTTATAACTATATTAATTTTAAGTTTTGCAATAATACCTTGTAGTGCCAATAGTGATATTAGACAAAAATATGTAAGGTACAGAAAAGTAAAAATATATACTGAAGCCTATAATTACTCTCCAAACAAAAAAGAAGCAATTATATTTTTACATGGTATGGGAGGTACTCACAGCCACGGAAAATTTTTATATAATCAGAGCAACCCATACATGACAATAACTTTAGATTATCTAGATCATGGTAATAGTGGACATATACCTGTTGTATCCTGGAAAACTCAGTTAGATTCAATAAAAGAAGTTCTAGATTCATATGGTATAAAAAAGGCACATTTGGTAGGTCATTCTTTTGGAGCAGATACAGCCATGATGTTTGCAAAAAAATATCCAGATAGAGTAAAAGATATAGTGTTGCTCGATAGAGCCTACTATAATTTCAAAGATCTTGAGCAATTTAATATGACAAAAAATCTTAGTGCTGTTTTAGAATATGATCCAGAATCAGGTTTATCAAAAGATGAACAACTTCAATATATAAATATGTCCTGGGATAGCGATATTACCAGAACCTGGAATATAACTAAAAATGTATTGCTAATTTCCGCAGATACAAAAAATTTCACAGGAGATCCCTCAACAGGTACTCCATCATTAGCAGAGATTGTGTCGATGATTAAAGAAAATCCATTAGAATTTGGAATAGATCCAGCTGAAGCGGAATTACTTCCAGATATAACAGAAAATAATATATTGGATTTAGTTGACTTTTTAAAGACAAAAGCTGATAAATTTGCCCATGTAAATAATAGATTTAGTGTAGTACACACTTCCTATACCCATGGTGAAATGGTGAGAGATTCTAATGCCATGAATGAAATGAGAACCTATGTTATAGACTATCTCCAAAGTAAAAACAATCCTATAAAAGATTGTAAATAG
- a CDS encoding DMT family transporter yields MVNFQPRIKGIILVIIGAMLWGISGTVAQYLFHEKGVTPEWLVVIRLLVSGLILLLYTFAKNDQDIWNIWKLKHNGLKLIFFGIIGMLGVQYTYFAAIKYGNAATATILQYLSPIIITCYLAISTKRIPTLQQMLSVILAMLGTFFIITKGNAHNLSISNLALFWGICSAFTAAFNTIQPRSLLTRWDSTLVVGWGMLIGGLAFSFIHPPWNFTGQWSIASIFAIIFVVLFGTLIAFYCYLESLKYIQPTETSILSSVEPLSAAFLSILWLHVPFSLSEWLGTICIIVAIIILAHVKNEEVLYE; encoded by the coding sequence ATGGTAAACTTTCAACCAAGAATAAAAGGAATAATACTTGTAATTATAGGGGCTATGTTGTGGGGAATATCAGGTACTGTTGCTCAATATCTATTCCACGAAAAGGGAGTTACTCCAGAATGGCTTGTTGTAATTCGTCTATTAGTATCAGGGCTAATTTTATTATTATATACTTTTGCTAAAAACGATCAAGATATATGGAATATCTGGAAACTCAAACACAATGGCTTAAAACTTATATTTTTTGGTATCATAGGAATGTTAGGCGTTCAGTATACATATTTTGCTGCCATTAAATATGGAAATGCAGCAACGGCTACAATACTTCAATATTTGTCACCAATAATAATTACCTGTTATCTAGCCATTTCCACCAAAAGAATTCCAACTCTGCAACAAATGCTATCTGTTATACTGGCAATGTTAGGCACATTTTTTATTATTACAAAAGGCAATGCTCACAATTTATCTATTTCTAATCTAGCCTTATTTTGGGGAATTTGTTCAGCTTTTACAGCAGCCTTCAATACAATACAGCCTCGTTCCCTTCTTACTAGATGGGATTCTACACTTGTAGTTGGCTGGGGAATGCTAATTGGTGGACTAGCTTTTAGTTTCATTCACCCACCCTGGAATTTTACAGGTCAATGGTCTATTGCTTCCATATTTGCCATCATATTTGTAGTGTTATTTGGAACTCTCATTGCTTTCTATTGTTACCTAGAAAGTTTAAAATATATACAGCCAACAGAAACTAGTATATTATCCTCTGTTGAACCTTTATCAGCAGCTTTTTTATCTATATTATGGCTGCATGTCCCTTTTAGTCTATCAGAATGGTTAGGAACAATATGCATTATAGTTGCAATTATAATTTTAGCTCATGTAAAAAATGAAGAAGTCCTATACGAGTAA
- a CDS encoding helix-turn-helix domain-containing protein, producing MQVAKIEVDDNLQEVTKHGSYSFPIAIYTDRFNLFEDGHIRWHWHKELQFSYSLCDKMYFFIENQKIVLKPGEGIMVNSNVLHQIKPYDNSNCMMFSIVFHPVLIGGAKESLIERKYVNPILENSDLKFIYLKPNVQWQKNILKYLKQVFLLSKKKPYGYELEIRNFLNILWLNLLREVKKDIKECGTVVSYDEERVKLALQYIHKYYAENILLDNIAMAANISKSECCRSFRRILRVTPFEYLMEYRISKASEQLLKSKDSISNIAFQVGFNGTSYFGKIFKRYMNCTPSEYRKKCFKCYK from the coding sequence ATGCAGGTAGCAAAAATAGAAGTAGATGATAATTTACAAGAGGTAACAAAACATGGTTCTTACAGCTTTCCAATAGCAATTTATACAGATAGATTTAATTTATTTGAAGATGGTCATATTAGGTGGCATTGGCATAAAGAATTGCAGTTTTCATATTCACTTTGTGATAAGATGTATTTTTTTATCGAAAATCAAAAAATAGTCTTGAAACCTGGAGAAGGAATTATGGTAAATTCCAATGTACTCCATCAAATTAAGCCTTATGACAATAGTAATTGTATGATGTTTTCTATTGTTTTTCATCCTGTTTTAATAGGAGGTGCAAAAGAGTCACTTATTGAAAGAAAATATGTGAATCCAATCTTAGAAAACAGTGATTTGAAATTTATCTATTTAAAACCTAATGTTCAATGGCAAAAAAATATTTTAAAATATTTAAAACAAGTTTTCCTACTGTCAAAGAAAAAACCATATGGATACGAACTGGAAATAAGAAATTTTTTGAACATCCTCTGGTTAAACTTATTGAGAGAAGTAAAAAAGGATATTAAAGAATGTGGAACTGTAGTTTCTTATGATGAGGAACGTGTAAAATTAGCGCTACAGTATATACATAAATATTATGCAGAGAATATTTTATTGGATAATATTGCAATGGCAGCAAATATTAGTAAAAGTGAGTGCTGTCGTAGTTTTAGAAGGATCTTAAGAGTGACACCTTTTGAATATTTAATGGAATATAGAATTTCAAAGGCGTCAGAACAGCTTCTGAAAAGTAAAGATTCTATTTCTAATATTGCTTTTCAGGTGGGTTTTAATGGAACAAGTTATTTTGGGAAGATTTTTAAAAGATATATGAATTGTACTCCTTCTGAATATAGAAAAAAATGCTTTAAATGTTATAAATGA